ACAATCACGGGGCGCTTGCAAAGGACGGCGAATTGTCGGAAGCGAGTGCGCGCGATTATTTCGAATTGTTGAAGCCACGGGTCATGTCGCTCGTGGTCTTCACTGCCTTTGCCGGTCTCGTGCTGGCGCCGGGCCATATCCATCCCGTCCTCGGCGTGATCGCCATCCTCTGCATCGCCGTCGGCGCCGGCGCCTCCGGCGCGCTGAACATGTGGTATGACGCCGATATCGACGCCATCATGAGCCGCACCGCCAACCGCCCGATCCCGGCCGGCCGCATCGCGCCGTCGGAAGCACTCGCCTTCGGCCTGGTACTGTCGGGCTTTTCGGTGGTGATCCTCGGCCTTGCCGTCAATTGGCTCTCGGCCGGCATCCTCGCCTTCACCATCTTCTTCTATGCCGTCGTCTACACCATGTGGCTGAAGCGCTCGACGCCGCAGAACATCGTCATCGGCGGTGCTGCCGGCGCCTTCCCGCCGATGATCGGCTGGGCCTGCGTGACCAACAGCGTGACGATCGAGAGCACCGTTCTCTTCCTCATCATCTTCCTATGGACGCCGGCGCATTTCTGGGCGCTTGCCCTCTTCAAGATGCGCGACTACGAGGCCGTCGGCGTGCCGATGCTGCCGAACGTTGCCGGCGAACGGGTGACCAAGCATCAGATCGTCGCCTATGCGGTGCTGACCGCCGTCTGCGCGATATTGCCGTCCTTCCTCGGTTTCGCGAGCCTCGGCTATGGCCTCGTCGCAGCCGTCCTCGGCGCGATCTTCATATACTGTTCCATCGCCGTCTGGCGCATGCCCGACGGCGATCCGAAGATGATCCCGGCGAAGAAGCTCTTCGGCTTCTCGATCTTTTATCTCTTCGCCGTGTTCTCCGCCTTGATGATCGACCGGCTGGCGTCGGTGCTGGTCTCGCATGCGGGAGGTTGGTTCTGATGGAATTGCTCAAGCTCACGGAAGCGCAGCGCAAGTCGCGCCGCAACCGCAACGTCGCCCTCGGGCTGGTGCTTGCCGGCCTCGTCATTCTCTTCTACGCGATCACCATCGTGAAGATCGGCGGAGGAATGGCTGGATGAGCGAAGACGCCGCCGCACCGAAGAAGCAGGGGCGCAACAACGGCGCCGTCGTCATGATGTGCCTGAGCTTCGTCTTCGGCATGGGCGCGATGAGCTATGCCGCCGTGCCGCTCTACCGCATCTTCTGCCAGGTGACCGGCTATAACGGCACGACGCAGCGCGTCGACCAGGTGTCGAGCGTCGTGCTCGACCGCACGATGCGCGTCACCTTCGACGCCAATGTCGCCCCCGGCCTGCAATGGGACTTCAAGCCGGTCGAGCGCGAGGTCAATCCGAAGATCGGCGAGACCATCCAGGTCAATTTCACCGCCGAGAATCGTTCGAACGAGACCCAGCGCGGCCAGGCGGTTTTCAACGTCACGCCGGGCGAAGCCGGCGTCTATTTCAACAAGGTGCAATGTTTCTGCTTTACGGAAACGGACTTGAAGCCGGGCGAGAAGCTCGACATGCCTGTCGTGTTCTACATCGATCCTGAAATCGTCAAGGCGGTGGAATCGAAGAATATCCATACGATCACGCTGTCATACACGTTCTACCCGAAAGAGGGTCCGAAGCCGGTGGCTTCGAATGAGGGTGGAGCGCAGAAGATTGAAAAGAAACTTTGATCAAGGCTCGTTTCCGGCTATGCCGGGAGCGGAGTGAAGGAAGACATCCGGGGATAACCACATGGCCGATGCTCATCAAAAGAATCACGACTATCACATCATCGATCCGAGCCCGTGGCCGATTCTAGCCTCGCTCGGCGCCTTCATCATGGCGTTCGGCGGCGTCTCCTACATGCGTTATCTCAATGGCGGCTCCTTCAAGGTCGCCGGCTTCGAGCTTGCCAATCCCTGGGTTTTCTATATCGGCTTCGCGCTGGTGCTCTACGTCATGTACGGCTGGTGGGCCGATACGGTGAAGGAAGCCCATGAGGGCGCCCATACCCGCGTCGTCTCGCTGCACCTGCGCTACGGCATGATCATGTTCATCGCTTCGGAAGTGATGTTCTTCGTCGCCTGGTTCTGGGCCTATTTCGACGTTAGCCTCTATCCGAACGAAGCGATCCAGGCCTCGCGCGTGCTCTATACCGGCGGCACCTGGCCGCCGAAGGGTATCGAGGTTCTCGACCCCTGGCACCTGCCGATCTACAACACCGTCATCCTGCTCCTGTCGGGCACCACGGTCACCTGGGCGCACCATGCGCTGCTGCACAACGACCGCAAGGGCCTGATCCAGGGCCTGACGCTGACCGTGCTGCTCGGTATGTTCTTCTCTGCCGTTCAGGCCTACGAATATGCTCACGCCCCGTTCGCCTTCAAGAGTTCGATCTACGGCGCGACCTTCTTCATGGCGACCGGCTTCCACGGTTTCCACGTCCTCGTCGGCACGATCTTCCTGGCTGTCTGCCTGATCCGTGCGCTGCGCGGCGACTTCACCCCGAAACAGCATTTCGGCTTCGAGGCGGCCGCCTGGTACTGGCACTTCGTCGACGTCGTGTGGCTGTTCCTGTTCTTCTGCATCTACGTCTGGGGCGGCTGGGGCGCACCCGTCGCAGCCGGCTGATCGGAACCACAGTCAAGCAAAAGGCGGGCCTCGTGCCCGCCTTTTTGTTGCCGCGACAGCCCGCATCTTTTCGGAGACGAGAGGGACGTGCCATGCGAGAACGGGCGAGGAACGGAGAGGCTGCCGCATGTGTCCTCTTCTCCCCAGCGGGGAGAAGGTGGCCCGAAGGGTCGGATGAGGGGGCCACACGGCACGGCCTCTCATCTTAACTATCCCTCCATGCCGACGCGAGCGCGGTCGAATCCCGCATGAATGTTGTTTTAAAGACCGGCTTCGCCGGCCCCCTCATCCGCCCTACGGGCACCTTCTCCCCGCTGGGGAGAAGAGGGAATCGAGACGCTGCGGCATATCCCCTTCGCCCCGTTTACGGGGAGAAGGTGCCGGCAGGCGGATGAGGGGCTGCCCTCGGCAATCTCCTGGGCTGAGGTAAGGGCTCCGCACCCGCTGTTTATCGCCTCAGCGTACCCCGGCGATCCGTTCGAAGGCCGAAGGTTCGGGAATACCGAGATCCAACTGGTGGCGGATCGCTTCGGCGCATTCGAGCGGTGTCAGCACCGACGTATCGACCTCCATGTCGTAGATGCCGGGACGATGCACCTCATCCTGCCAGCGTTGCACCGGTTCCGGGACTGGCACGTCCTCCGTGGCGCTGAGATAAAGCGTCTCGCGCCCCTCTTGGACAATGTCGCGCCGCTGCATGATCGTCTCGATCGGACAGCGCACGCCGACGAACAGCACGGGAAAGTCTTCCAGTCGCCGGGCGCAATCGCCGAGAATGCCGAGCGGCTGCGAATAGCTGTCGTGGTGACCGAGATCGGCGATGACATTGAGCCCCAGGCTGGCATGGATGGCGATCGATTCGTAGAGCGCTGCATAAAAGAACGGCACCAGTTCCTCGAGATCCGGCCGTTCGCCGCCCGGCCGCAGTCCGATGCCCGGAAGGTAGCGCTTCGGTGTCATGGCATTGTAGCTGTCGACGCCGAGGTTGATCCACGGGCCTTCGAATTCATCCTGGATCGCGCGCACGATGCTTGATTTGCCGCTCCGCGGCGCACCATTCAAGATTACGATCTGCCCGGCATGGCTGTCATTGCTCATCAGTTTTCTTCTTCTGTTTGGCGCGAATCGCTCGGCAGAGACCGCGCAGGTATTTCCATTCGGGATGCGAATACTTTATGGGAGAGTTAAGGCAGCATGGAATTGTCACAAGGAACAGCATGAACGAGGACAGCGCCCATTTTCCGCCCGTCGACCCGGTGAAGACCGGGATCAA
The Rhizobium leguminosarum DNA segment above includes these coding regions:
- a CDS encoding heme o synthase gives rise to the protein MTVIDNHGALAKDGELSEASARDYFELLKPRVMSLVVFTAFAGLVLAPGHIHPVLGVIAILCIAVGAGASGALNMWYDADIDAIMSRTANRPIPAGRIAPSEALAFGLVLSGFSVVILGLAVNWLSAGILAFTIFFYAVVYTMWLKRSTPQNIVIGGAAGAFPPMIGWACVTNSVTIESTVLFLIIFLWTPAHFWALALFKMRDYEAVGVPMLPNVAGERVTKHQIVAYAVLTAVCAILPSFLGFASLGYGLVAAVLGAIFIYCSIAVWRMPDGDPKMIPAKKLFGFSIFYLFAVFSALMIDRLASVLVSHAGGWF
- a CDS encoding cytochrome c oxidase assembly protein gives rise to the protein MSEDAAAPKKQGRNNGAVVMMCLSFVFGMGAMSYAAVPLYRIFCQVTGYNGTTQRVDQVSSVVLDRTMRVTFDANVAPGLQWDFKPVEREVNPKIGETIQVNFTAENRSNETQRGQAVFNVTPGEAGVYFNKVQCFCFTETDLKPGEKLDMPVVFYIDPEIVKAVESKNIHTITLSYTFYPKEGPKPVASNEGGAQKIEKKL
- a CDS encoding cytochrome c oxidase subunit 3: MADAHQKNHDYHIIDPSPWPILASLGAFIMAFGGVSYMRYLNGGSFKVAGFELANPWVFYIGFALVLYVMYGWWADTVKEAHEGAHTRVVSLHLRYGMIMFIASEVMFFVAWFWAYFDVSLYPNEAIQASRVLYTGGTWPPKGIEVLDPWHLPIYNTVILLLSGTTVTWAHHALLHNDRKGLIQGLTLTVLLGMFFSAVQAYEYAHAPFAFKSSIYGATFFMATGFHGFHVLVGTIFLAVCLIRALRGDFTPKQHFGFEAAAWYWHFVDVVWLFLFFCIYVWGGWGAPVAAG
- a CDS encoding chloramphenicol phosphotransferase CPT family protein, with product MSNDSHAGQIVILNGAPRSGKSSIVRAIQDEFEGPWINLGVDSYNAMTPKRYLPGIGLRPGGERPDLEELVPFFYAALYESIAIHASLGLNVIADLGHHDSYSQPLGILGDCARRLEDFPVLFVGVRCPIETIMQRRDIVQEGRETLYLSATEDVPVPEPVQRWQDEVHRPGIYDMEVDTSVLTPLECAEAIRHQLDLGIPEPSAFERIAGVR